The following coding sequences lie in one Lolium perenne isolate Kyuss_39 chromosome 2, Kyuss_2.0, whole genome shotgun sequence genomic window:
- the LOC127330888 gene encoding protein transport protein SEC24 A, which yields MRPSMGNERPPGRPVSGFMPGFAPSAPPPSGAPFTAATGLARPGGTVGPFAPPPLQHGAPVPQAVAPPGAPFGAAPPAAMGGYRGPAPPQGPFGAGPPPQRPFTTSPSPQGGPFSTVASPQGPFGAAPSSQGPFGPAPPSHGPFGTAPPSHGPLGATSPPAQGPYSAAPPSHGPFATAPLPFRPPIAPPQPQSPTTGSAMPPSTYVRPPQVQSQQPPVQPMQGYYPGGPPSNPQFPMSRPTFQQPMQSMPPPPMGPPSAYSNQPSYPATAPPMGTLQSLVEDFQSLSLSSAPGSLDPGADVKGLPRPLEGDEEPAKVLEAYPLNCHPRYFRLTTHTIPASQSLVSRWHLPLGAVVHPLAESPDGEEVPVVNFGTAGVIRCRRCRTYINPYATFADAGRKWRCNLCTLLNDVPGEYFCALDASGRRYDTDQRPELSKGTVEFVAPTEYMVRPPMPPSYFFLIDVSVSAVRSGLLEVVARTIKSCLDDLLGFPRTQIGFLTFDSTLHFHNFKSSLSQPQMMVVADLDDVFLPLPDDLLVNLVDSREVVETFLDSLPNMFHDNVNLESALGPALKAAFMVMGQMGGKLLVFQSTLPSLGIGRLRLRGDDVRAYGTDKEHLLRVPEDPFYKQMAAEFTKNQIAVDIFSLSDKYCDIASLGSLAKYTGGQVYHYPSFQATTHGEKLNHELSRNLTRETAWESVMRIRCGKGVRFTTYHGHFMLRSTDLLALPAVDSDKAFAMQLSLEETLMTTQTVYFQVALLYTSSSGERRIRVHTAAAPVVTDLSEMYRQADTGAIVSLLARIAVENSLSDKLDSVRQQLQLKLVRSLKEYRNLYVVQHRIGGRLIYPESLRYLPLYILAICKSLALRGGYADVSLDERCAAGFSMMILPARRLLNFIYPSLYRLDEVLTVEPERIDGSLRRVPLTLQCLDTAGLYLLDDGFTFLVWLGRTLQPELANNILGVSLGNFPDLSKIQLRECDNSYSRNFMAVLRTLREKDSSCFQLPRVVRQGEQPREGFLLLSNLVEDQMAGTSSYMDWILQIHRQTQS from the exons ATGCGTCCGTCCATGGGGAACGAGCGGCCGCCGGGACGTCCCGTGTCTGGCTTCATGCCGGGCTTCGCTCCCTCCGCCCCCCCGCCGTCGGGTGCGCCGTTCACGGCCGCTACTGGGCTCGCGCGACCCGGTGGCACGGTCGGCCCGTTCGCCCCGCCGCCGCTCCAGCATGGTGCGCCAGTCCCGCAGGCGGTTGCTCCTCCCGGGGCGCCGTTCGGAGCTGCTCCGCCCGCGGCAATGGGTGGGTACAGAGGTCCCGCACCGCCTCAGGGGCCCTTCGGCGCCGGACCGCCGCCTCAGAGACCGTTCACCACGTCCCCGTCGCCACAGGGTGGCCCCTTCTCCACCGTGGCTTCGCCTCAGGGACCCTTCGGCGCTGCGCCTTCATCCCAGGGACCCTTTGGCCCCGCGCCTCCTTCACATGGACCCTTCGGAACAGCGCCTCCTTCACATGGACCCTTGGGTGCCACGTCGCCGCCAGCTCAGGGCCCGTACTCTGCGGCGCCTCCATCGCATGGCCCTTTTGCCACAGCTCCTCTACCTTTCCGCCCTCCGATAGCTCCCCCGCAGCCGCAATCCCCCACCACAGGGAGCGCCATGCCTCCGTCGACCTATGTGAGGCCACCGCAGGTACAGTCCCAGCAGCCGCCCGTGCAACCCATGCAAGGGTACTACCCTGGTGGCCCTCCTTCGAACCCGCAGTTCCCGATGTCCCGGCCAACGTTTCAGCAGCCAATGCAAAGCATGCCACCCCCTCCAATGGGGCCACCTTCCGCTTATAGTAATCAGCCATCATATCCTGCTACAGCGCCTCCAATGGGCACACTCCAGAGCTTAGTGGAGGACTTCCAATCTCTGTCACTGAGTTCTGCCCCTGGTTCGCTTGATCCGGGTGCTGATGTGAAAGGGCTGCCACGTCCATTGGagggcgacgaggagcccgctaaGGTTTTAGAGGCGTACCCACTGAACTGCCACCCGAGGTACTTCCGTCTGACAACCCACACTATTCCGGCGTCCCAGTCGTTGGTCTCCAGGTGGCATTTGCCCCTTGGTGCCGTGGTGCATCCTCTCGCAGAATCACCTGATGGG GAGGAAGTGCCAGTTGTCAACTTCGGGACGGCTGGTGTAATCCGCTGTCGAAGATGTAGGACATATATAAACCCTTATGCAACATTCGCAGATGCTGGAAGGAAATGGCGCTGCAATCTTTGCACGTTGCTCAATGATG TTCCCGGTGAGTACTTTTGTGCTCTTGATGCCAGTGGCAGAAGATATGATACAGATCAAAGACCAGAGCTTTCTAAAGGAACAGTGGAGTTTGTTGCTCCTACTGAATATATGGTTCGGCCACCAATGCCGCCTTCCTATTTCTTTCTTATTGATGTCTCGGTATCTGCAGTTCGAAGTGGGTTGCTTGAG GTAGTTGCAAGGACCATCAAATCATGCCTTGATGATCTTCTAGGCTTTCCTCGAACACAAATTGGATTCTTAACCTTTGACAGCACATTACACTTCCACAATTTCAAG TCTTCCTTGAGTCAACCTCAAATGATGGTGGTTGCTGATTTGGACGATGTTTTTCTGCCATTGCCGGATGATCTCTTGGTTAATTTGGTCGATTCTAGAGAGGTTGTCGAGACATTCCTCGATAGCTTGCCCAATATGTTTCATGATAATGTAAATTTAGAATCTGCTCTGGGTCCTGCACTTAAAGCAGCATTCATGGTTATG GGTCAAATGGGCGGAAAGTTGCTTGTCTTCCAGAGCACGTTGCCATCTCTTGGTATTGGCCGTTTGAGACTTCGAGGAGATGATGTGCGTGCATATGGAACAGATAAGGAGCATCTTCTAAGGGTACCAGAAGATCCTTTCTATAAACAGATGGCCGCTGAGTTCACGAAAAATCAGATCGCAGTGGACATCTTTTCTTTGAGTGACAAGTATTGTGATATAGCCTCCTTAG GTTCTCTGGCAAAATATACTGGTGGTCAGGTGTACCATTATCCATCCTTCCAGGCAACTACTCACGGAGAGAAACTTAATCATGAGCTTAGCAGAAACCTTACTCGGGAGACTGCTTGGGAATCTGTTATGCGTATCAGATGTGGAAAAG GGGTGCGTTTCACAACATATCATGGTCATTTCATGCTAAGGTCGACAGATTTGTTAGCTCTTCCAGCTGTTGACTCTGATAAAGCGTTTGCGATGCAACTATCTCTAGAGGAGACCCTAATGACCACACAGACTGTATACTTCCAAGTGGCATTGCT ATATACATCATCTTCTGGTGAAAGACGTATCAGGGTGCATACAGCAGCCGCACCTGTGGTCACAGATCTTAGTGAAATGTATCGTCAAGCAGATACTGGTGCCATCGTGTCATTGTTGGCTAGAATCG CTGTCGAAAACTCACTGTCTGATAAGCTGGATAGTGTTCGACAACAATTACAGTTAAAGCtcgtgagaagtttgaaagagtaCCGGAACCTATATGTTGTGCAACATCGGATAGGAGGGAGGCTGATATATCCAGAATCATTAAGATACTTGCCACTGTACATCCTAGCCATATGCAAATCTCTTGCTCTGCGTGGTGGTTATGCTGATGTCTCTCTTGATGAACGTTGTGCCGCTGGTTTCAGTATGATGATACTGCCTGCGAGAAGGCTGCTCAATTTTATTTACCCTTCTCTGTACAGGCTTGATGAAGTATTGACAGTG GAGCCAGAAAGGATTGATGGGTCCCTAAGGCGGGTGCCACTAACCTTGCAATGTTTAGACACTGCTGGTTTATATCTTCTTGACGATGGCTTCACCTTCCTAGTATGGTTAGGTAGAACGCTTCAACCTGAGCTCGCGAATAATATTCTTGGAGTCAGCTTGGGAAACTTCCCTGATCTATCAAAG ATCCAGTTGAGAGAATGTGACAACAGTTACTCAAGAAATTTTATGGCAGTATTAAGAACCCTAAGGGAGAAGGATTCTTCGTGTTTCCAGCTGCCCCGTGTGGTACGGCAAGGTGAGCAGCCCAGGGAAGGCTTCTTGCTTCTGTCCAACCTGGTCGAGGATCAGATGGCTGGAACTAGCAGCTACATGGACTGGATACTCCAGATTCACCGGCAAACACAGAGCTGA